The Calonectris borealis chromosome 13, bCalBor7.hap1.2, whole genome shotgun sequence genome contains a region encoding:
- the MMGT1 gene encoding ER membrane protein complex subunit 5 — protein MAAASVWKGLVGLGLFALAHAAFSAAQHRSYMRLTEKEDETLPIDIVLQTLLAFAVTCYGIVHIAGEFKDMDATSELKNKTFDTLRNHPSFYVFNHRGRVLFQSPDTVNSSSNQDALSSSSSLKFRKLEPLRR, from the exons ATGGCGGCCGCCTCGGTGTggaaggggctggtggggctcgGCCTCTTCGCCCTGGCCCACGCGGCCTTctcggcggcgcagc ATCGTTCTTATATGAGACTAACAGAAAAGGAAGACGAAACATTGCCCATAGAT ATAGTTCTTCAGACTCTGTTAGCCTTTGCAGTTACCTGCTATGGGATAGTACATATCGCAGGAGAATTTAAAGACATGGATGCTACTTCAGAACTAAAAAATaa gACATTTGACACATTAAGGAACCACCCgtctttttatgtatttaatcaTCGTGGTAGAGTATTGTTCCAGTCCCCAGACACAGTGAATTCTTCTTCAAACCAAGATGCTTTGTCATCCAGCTCGTCACTGAAATTTCGAAAACTTGAACCTCTGCGCCGCTAA